One window of Ziziphus jujuba cultivar Dongzao chromosome 5, ASM3175591v1 genomic DNA carries:
- the LOC107420128 gene encoding uncharacterized protein LOC107420128 isoform X3 codes for MAVTQKDQVHPPPVARQRRVIIENNHGERLVGILHETGSKELVILCHGLQSTKERIPMVNLASALEKQGISAFRFDFAGNGESEGSFRYGNYRREADDLHSVIQHFLGENLSITAIVGHSKGGNVVVLYAAKYNNISAVVNISGRFDLIRGIEGRLGKFEYRVSEESLMDRLTTDTRAACLSIHENCRVLTVHGSMDKIVPVDDAYEFDKFIPNHKLCIVEGADHEYTSHQDELASIVLGFIKNDHFHQSGNSEDSSVPSRL; via the exons ATGGCTGTAACCCAGAAAGACCAAGTCCATCCACCGCCTG TAGCTCGACAGCGGAGGGTTATAATAGAAAACAACCACGGGGAGAGGCTTGTGGGGATATTACATGAAACTGGCTCAAAAGAGCTCGTTATATTGTGTCATGGCTTACAATCCACAAAG GAACGCATTCCTATGGTGAACCTTGCTTCTGCTTTAGAAAAACAAGGAATCAGTGCCTTCCGCTTTGACTTTGCTGGAAATGG GGAAAGTGAAGGTTCATTTCGGTATGGTAACTATCGTAGAGAAGCAGATGATCTACATTCTGTAATTCAACACTTTCTTGGGGAGAATCTTTCAATAACTGCCATTGTTGGGCATAGTAAAG GGGGAAATGTAGTGGTTTTGTATGctgcaaaatataataatatttctgCAGTTGTGAACATTTCTGGTCGTTTTGATCTGATAAGAGGCATTGAAGGTCGCCTAG GGAAGTTTGAGTATCGTGTAAGTGAAGAAAGTTTGATGGACCGCTTAACAACTGATACTCGTGCAGCCTGCCTATCAATTCATGAGAACTGCAG GGTTTTGACAGTTCATGGATCAATGGATAAAATTGTACCAGTTGACGATGCTTATGAGTTTGACAAGTTCATACCTAATCATAAACTATGCATTGTAGAAGGAGCTGATCATGAATATACCTCTCATCAAGATGAGTTGGCTTCAATTGTGTTGGGCTTCATTAAGAATGACCATTTTCATCAGAGTGGAAATAGTGAAGACAGTTCCGTTCCTTCCCGATTGTGA
- the LOC107420063 gene encoding NDR1/HIN1-like protein 13 encodes MADRVYPSSKPTANGAANPAPNTTTANGVNPTSAAPTKPPLRQPYRPQAQYHHRRHRRSNRNLCCCCCFWSILIILGIALLAAIAGAAVYVLYRPHRPEFTVTSLRIAKLNLTTSSDASTSHLNSLFHLAITSKNPNSHFTFFYNDFAVTCSTSDDVQIANGSIPAFFSDKKNETAFRVAMLASQGLDVDSVNSLRSDLKKKSGIPLKIELYTKVKVKMGGLNSKKVGIRVTCDGIKGTPPKGKSPSVASVSDSKCKVDLRIKIWKWTF; translated from the coding sequence ATGGCAGACAGAGTCTACCCATCTTCCAAACCCACCGCCAATGGCGCCGCTAACCCAGCGCCCAACACCACCACTGCTAACGGCGTCAACCCAACCTCTGCTGCCCCAACTAAACCTCCGCTGCGCCAGCCCTACCGCCCACAAGCCCAGTACCACCACCGCCGACACCGCCGCAGCAATAGGAATCTCTGCTGTTGCTGCTGCTTCTGGTCCATTCTCATAATTTTGGGCATCGCCCTCCTAGCCGCAATTGCTGGAGCAGCCGTCTACGTTCTCTACCGTCCCCACCGTCCCGAATTCACCGTCACCTCGCTCCGCATTGCGAAGCTGAACCTCACGACCTCCTCCGACGCTTCGACCTCCCACCTCAACTCACTCTTCCACCTGGCCATCACTTCCAAGAACCCCAACAGCCACTTCACATTCTTCTACAACGACTTCGCGGTGACCTGCTCAACCAGCGATGACGTCCAGATTGCCAACGGGTCGATCCCAGCTTTCTTCAGCGACAAGAAGAACGAAACGGCATTCAGGGTTGCGATGTTGGCGTCGCAGGGTCTGGACGTGGATTCGGTGAATTCGTTGAGATCGGATCTGAAGAAGAAGAGTGGAATCCCGTTGAAGATTGAGCTGTACACGAAGGTGAAAGTGAAGATGGGAGGGCTGAACAGCAAGAAAGTTGGGATTAGAGTTACTTGCGATGGAATCAAAGGGACTCCACCTAAAGGTAAGTCACCGTCGGTGGCTTCTGTTTCTGACTCCAAATGTAAGGTTGATCTTCGGATCAAGATCTGGAAATGGACCTTTTAa
- the LOC107420128 gene encoding uncharacterized protein LOC107420128 isoform X1 — protein sequence MAVTQKDQVHPPPVARQRRVIIENNHGERLVGILHETGSKELVILCHGLQSTKERIPMVNLASALEKQGISAFRFDFAGNGESEGSFRYGNYRREADDLHSVIQHFLGENLSITAIVGHSKGGNVVVLYAAKYNNISAVVNISGRFDLIRGIEGRLGKDFLQRIKQDGYIDVKNKRVYTYQSPVDCSRCILIGKFEYRVSEESLMDRLTTDTRAACLSIHENCRVLTVHGSMDKIVPVDDAYEFDKFIPNHKLCIVEGADHEYTSHQDELASIVLGFIKNDHFHQSGNSEDSSVPSRL from the exons ATGGCTGTAACCCAGAAAGACCAAGTCCATCCACCGCCTG TAGCTCGACAGCGGAGGGTTATAATAGAAAACAACCACGGGGAGAGGCTTGTGGGGATATTACATGAAACTGGCTCAAAAGAGCTCGTTATATTGTGTCATGGCTTACAATCCACAAAG GAACGCATTCCTATGGTGAACCTTGCTTCTGCTTTAGAAAAACAAGGAATCAGTGCCTTCCGCTTTGACTTTGCTGGAAATGG GGAAAGTGAAGGTTCATTTCGGTATGGTAACTATCGTAGAGAAGCAGATGATCTACATTCTGTAATTCAACACTTTCTTGGGGAGAATCTTTCAATAACTGCCATTGTTGGGCATAGTAAAG GGGGAAATGTAGTGGTTTTGTATGctgcaaaatataataatatttctgCAGTTGTGAACATTTCTGGTCGTTTTGATCTGATAAGAGGCATTGAAGGTCGCCTAGGTAAAGATTTTTTACAAAGAATCAAACAAGATGGATATATCGATGTAAAGAATAAAAGAG TTTATACGTACCAGTCACCTGTTGACTGTTCCCGCTGCATCTTAATAGGGAAGTTTGAGTATCGTGTAAGTGAAGAAAGTTTGATGGACCGCTTAACAACTGATACTCGTGCAGCCTGCCTATCAATTCATGAGAACTGCAG GGTTTTGACAGTTCATGGATCAATGGATAAAATTGTACCAGTTGACGATGCTTATGAGTTTGACAAGTTCATACCTAATCATAAACTATGCATTGTAGAAGGAGCTGATCATGAATATACCTCTCATCAAGATGAGTTGGCTTCAATTGTGTTGGGCTTCATTAAGAATGACCATTTTCATCAGAGTGGAAATAGTGAAGACAGTTCCGTTCCTTCCCGATTGTGA
- the LOC107420167 gene encoding LOB domain-containing protein 7 yields the protein MRNTANSKNRKLETVCAACRYQRKRCPPDCPLAPYFPSNRENDFHNARKLFGINNMLKLIKNLDPPNKHIAMKSIIFQANKRALDPVGGCHRIILDLELLIQAYTSELQHVLHKLDLCRKKALSGPFPMPPSCGYPLQPPVGTHHQALPYNNNNLQQQHTDTCLPFGFLQPVEEEHGLQENYYFGVDVVLNDGEAVSVVDWKVKEEKQTDFNLDPVGENNQTHRLHSTGTIQSSDKAVSEEDVNATLQKP from the exons atgaggaataCAGCAAATAGTAAGAACCGTAAGTTGGAAACCGTTTGCGCCGCTTGTCGATACCAACGCAAAAGATGTCCTCCCGATTGTCCTCTTGCCCCATATTTCCCATCCAATCGCGAAAATGACTTTCACAATGCACGCAAACTGTTTGGTATAAACAATATGTTGAAGCTCATCAAAAATCTCGACCCTCCAAACAAACACATTGCAATGAAATCCATCATCTTCCAAGCCAACAAGCGCGCTCTTGACCCTGTTGGTGGCTGTCACCGTATTATACTCGACTTGGAGCTCCTCATCCAGGCTTACACTTCCGAGCTTCAACACGTACTTCACAAACTTGACCTCTGCCGCAAGAAAGCTCTATCGGGTCCTTTTCCAATGCCGCCTTCTTGTGGTTATCCTCTTCAGCCGCCTGTTGGGACTCATCATCAAGCTCTgccttataataataataaccttcaACAGCAGCATACTGACACTTGTCTGCCTTTTGGTTTTCTACAACCAGTTGAAGAGGAACATGGTCTTCAGGAAAATTACTATTTTGGGGTTGATGTTGTTTTAAATGATGGTGAAGCTGTGAGTGTTGTTGATTGGAAGgtaaaggaagaaaaacaaactGACTTTAACCTTGACCCAGTTGGGGAAAACAATCAAACACATAGGTTACACTCCACGGGGACTATTCAAAGCAG TGACAAAGCTGTATCAGAAGAAGATGTCAATGCAACCTTGCAAAAGCCATAG
- the LOC107420047 gene encoding acyl-lipid (9-3)-desaturase: protein MAESTRYISEEELAKHNKNGDLWISIQGKIYDVSKWTQNHPGGELPLFSLAGQDVTDAFIAYHPGTAWQYLDQFFTGYYLNGYSVSEASRDYRKLLNEFSKLGLFEKKGHGILFSFCFIAMLLTLIVYGVLCSDSTWVHLGCGALLGFVWIQTGWIGHDSGHYHIMTNRGSNRLAQIISGNCLAGISINWWKRNHNAHHIACNSLDFDPDLQHIPLFAVSSKFFSSLTSCFYERKLNFNSVARFLVSYQHWTFYPVMGIARFNLYAQSFLYLLANTKKVPNKGQEILGLAVYWIWFPLLVFCLPSWGERLMFVVVSFNVTGIQHVQFCLNHFSTNVYVGPPSGNDWFEKQTKGTLNITCPSWMDWFHGGLQFQIEHHLFPRLPRCQLRKVSPFVKELCKKHNLPYTSVSFWKANEMTLGTLRTAALQARDLAKPVPKNLVWEAVHTHG, encoded by the coding sequence ATGGCAGAGTCGACGAGGTATATTTCCGAGGAGGAGCTAGCAAAGCACAACAAAAATGGAGATCTGTGGATCTCTATACAGGGTAAGATTTACGATGTCTCAAAATGGACTCAAAATCACCCCGGAGGCGAGCTTCCCTTGTTCAGTCTTGCCGGACAAGATGTTACAGACGCGTTTATTGCCTACCATCCAGGCACTGCATGGCAATATCTCGACCAGTTCTTCACTGGGTACTATCTAAATGGCTACTCTGTCTCTGAGGCATCCAGAGATTATAGGAAACTCCTTAATGAGTTCTCGAAACTGGGTTTGTTTGAAAAGAAAGGACATggcattttgttttctttctgtttCATCGCAATGTTGCTCACCTTGATTGTTTATGGTGTCCTCTGTTCCGACAGCACTTGGGTTCATCTAGGCTGTGGTGCTCTTTTGGGGTTTGTTTGGATACAAACTGGGTGGATTGGGCATGACTCTGGTCACTACCATATCATGACAAACCGAGGATCCAATCGCTTAGCTCAGATCATTTCTGGGAATTGTCTTGCTGGAATCAGCATTAACTGGTGGAAGAGGAACCACAACGCTCATCACATTGCCTGTAACAGCCTCGATTTCGACCCAGATCTTCAGCACATACCTTTATTTGCGGTATCTTCGAAATTTTTCAGTTCTCTAACATCCTGTTTCTATGAGAGGAAACTGAATTTCAATTCTGTTGCTAGATTCTTGGTTAGTTACCAGCACTGGACATTTTACCCTGTTATGGGTATTGCTAGGTTTAACCTTTATGCACAGTCATTTCTCTACTTACTAGCTAATACCAAAAAGGTACCCAATAAAGGTCAGGAAATTTTGGGGCTTGCTGTGTATTGGATTTGGTTTCCTCTGCTTGTTTTTTGCTTACCCAGCTGGGGAGAAAGATTAATGTTTGTGGTTGTGAGCTTTAATGTGACTGGAATTCAACATGTTCAATTCTGTCTGAACCATTTCTCTACCAATGTTTACGTCGGACCGCCTAGTGGTAACGATTGGTTTGAGAAACAGACCAAAGGGACACTCAACATAACATGTCCATCTTGGATGGACTGGTTTCATGGAGGTTTACAGTTTCAGATTGAGCACCATTTGTTTCCCAGATTGCCAAGATGTCAACTGAGAAAAGTCTCTCCCTTTGTGAAAGAACTATGCAAGAAACACAATCTGCCTTATACAAGTGTGTCGTTTTGGAAGGCCAATGAAATGACACTGGGAACGCTTCGCACTGCAGCATTGCAGGCTCGTGATCTTGCAAAGCCAGTTCCGAAGAATTTAGTTTGGGAAGCTGTTCATACTCATGGATGA
- the LOC107420128 gene encoding uncharacterized protein LOC107420128 isoform X4, translated as MVNLASALEKQGISAFRFDFAGNGESEGSFRYGNYRREADDLHSVIQHFLGENLSITAIVGHSKGGNVVVLYAAKYNNISAVVNISGRFDLIRGIEGRLGKDFLQRIKQDGYIDVKNKRVYTYQSPVDCSRCILIGKFEYRVSEESLMDRLTTDTRAACLSIHENCRVLTVHGSMDKIVPVDDAYEFDKFIPNHKLCIVEGADHEYTSHQDELASIVLGFIKNDHFHQSGNSEDSSVPSRL; from the exons ATGGTGAACCTTGCTTCTGCTTTAGAAAAACAAGGAATCAGTGCCTTCCGCTTTGACTTTGCTGGAAATGG GGAAAGTGAAGGTTCATTTCGGTATGGTAACTATCGTAGAGAAGCAGATGATCTACATTCTGTAATTCAACACTTTCTTGGGGAGAATCTTTCAATAACTGCCATTGTTGGGCATAGTAAAG GGGGAAATGTAGTGGTTTTGTATGctgcaaaatataataatatttctgCAGTTGTGAACATTTCTGGTCGTTTTGATCTGATAAGAGGCATTGAAGGTCGCCTAGGTAAAGATTTTTTACAAAGAATCAAACAAGATGGATATATCGATGTAAAGAATAAAAGAG TTTATACGTACCAGTCACCTGTTGACTGTTCCCGCTGCATCTTAATAGGGAAGTTTGAGTATCGTGTAAGTGAAGAAAGTTTGATGGACCGCTTAACAACTGATACTCGTGCAGCCTGCCTATCAATTCATGAGAACTGCAG GGTTTTGACAGTTCATGGATCAATGGATAAAATTGTACCAGTTGACGATGCTTATGAGTTTGACAAGTTCATACCTAATCATAAACTATGCATTGTAGAAGGAGCTGATCATGAATATACCTCTCATCAAGATGAGTTGGCTTCAATTGTGTTGGGCTTCATTAAGAATGACCATTTTCATCAGAGTGGAAATAGTGAAGACAGTTCCGTTCCTTCCCGATTGTGA
- the LOC107420128 gene encoding uncharacterized protein LOC107420128 isoform X2 produces the protein MAVTQKDQVHPPPVARQRRVIIENNHGERLVGILHETGSKELVILCHGLQSTKERIPMVNLASALEKQGISAFRFDFAGNGESEGSFRYGNYRREADDLHSVIQHFLGENLSITAIVGHSKGGNVVVLYAAKYNNISAVVNISGRFDLIRGIEGRLGKDFLQRIKQDGYIDVKNKRGKFEYRVSEESLMDRLTTDTRAACLSIHENCRVLTVHGSMDKIVPVDDAYEFDKFIPNHKLCIVEGADHEYTSHQDELASIVLGFIKNDHFHQSGNSEDSSVPSRL, from the exons ATGGCTGTAACCCAGAAAGACCAAGTCCATCCACCGCCTG TAGCTCGACAGCGGAGGGTTATAATAGAAAACAACCACGGGGAGAGGCTTGTGGGGATATTACATGAAACTGGCTCAAAAGAGCTCGTTATATTGTGTCATGGCTTACAATCCACAAAG GAACGCATTCCTATGGTGAACCTTGCTTCTGCTTTAGAAAAACAAGGAATCAGTGCCTTCCGCTTTGACTTTGCTGGAAATGG GGAAAGTGAAGGTTCATTTCGGTATGGTAACTATCGTAGAGAAGCAGATGATCTACATTCTGTAATTCAACACTTTCTTGGGGAGAATCTTTCAATAACTGCCATTGTTGGGCATAGTAAAG GGGGAAATGTAGTGGTTTTGTATGctgcaaaatataataatatttctgCAGTTGTGAACATTTCTGGTCGTTTTGATCTGATAAGAGGCATTGAAGGTCGCCTAGGTAAAGATTTTTTACAAAGAATCAAACAAGATGGATATATCGATGTAAAGAATAAAAGAG GGAAGTTTGAGTATCGTGTAAGTGAAGAAAGTTTGATGGACCGCTTAACAACTGATACTCGTGCAGCCTGCCTATCAATTCATGAGAACTGCAG GGTTTTGACAGTTCATGGATCAATGGATAAAATTGTACCAGTTGACGATGCTTATGAGTTTGACAAGTTCATACCTAATCATAAACTATGCATTGTAGAAGGAGCTGATCATGAATATACCTCTCATCAAGATGAGTTGGCTTCAATTGTGTTGGGCTTCATTAAGAATGACCATTTTCATCAGAGTGGAAATAGTGAAGACAGTTCCGTTCCTTCCCGATTGTGA
- the LOC107420041 gene encoding UDP-sulfoquinovose synthase, chloroplastic, with protein sequence MAHLLSTSCPLKVASGCKLNSKPLSCDLVAFRTSSLSLQTSKSRFRMLVSNSERSKRNYTTHATTLPTSWQASNEPDTNFRQSSSEHSKPKRVLVIGGDGYCGWATALHLSNKGYEVAIVDSLVRRLFDHQLGLDSLTPITSIHNRIRCWKSLTGKTIELYIGDVCDFEFLSETFKSFEPNAVVHFGEQRSAPFSMIDRSRAVFTQNNNVIGTLNVLFAIKEFSEDCHLVKLGTMGEYGTPNIDIEEGYISITHNGRTDTLPYPKQASSFYHLSKVHDSNNIAFTCKAWGIRATDLNQGVVYGVRTDETEMHEELYNRFDYDGIFGTALNRFCVQAAVGHPLTVYGKGGQTRGYLDIRDTVQCVELAIANPANPGEFRVFNQFTEQFSVNELAALVTKAGEKVGIDVQTMSVPNPRVEAEEHYYNAKHTKLIELGLKPHLLSDSLLDSLLNFAIQFKDRVDIKQIMPSVSWRKIGVKTRTVAA encoded by the exons ATGGCGCATTTGCTTTCAACTTCATGCCCTCTTAAAGTTGCTTCGGGCTGTAAACTTAACTCCAAACCATTGAGCTGCGACTTAGTAGCTTTTCGAACCTCCTCGTTAAGTCTTCAAACTTCCAAATCTCGATTTAGAATGCTTGTTTCAAATAGTGAGAGGTCAAAAAGGAATTATACCACGCATGCAACCACTCTACCTACAAGCTGGCAAGCCTCAAATGAACCTGACACAAACTTTCGGCAGAGCTCAAGTGAACACTCCAAACCAAAACGAGTACTGGTCATTGGTGGTGATGGATACTGTGGCTGGGCCACAGCCCTCCACCTATCTAACAAAGGTTATGAGGTTGCCATTGTTGATAGCCTTGTCCGTCGTCTCTTCGACCACCAGCTTGGTCTCGACTCTCTTACTCCAATCACCTCCATCCACAACCGTATCCGCTGTTGGAAGTCACTCACTGGAAAAACTATTGAACTCTATATTGGTGATGTTTGTGACTTTGAGTTCTTATCAGAAACTTTCAAGTCATTTGAGCCTAATGCTGTTGTTCATTTTGGGGAACAGCGGTCTGCCCCTTTCTCCATGATTGATAGGTCAAGGGCCGTATTTACTCAGAACAACAATGTGATTGGAACACTAAATGTGCTCTTTGCTATAAAAGAATTTAGTGAAGACTGTCATCTCGTGAAGCTTGGGACAATGGGAGAATATGGGACTCCAAATATTGACATTGAGGAGGGATATATTTCAATTACTCATAATGGAAGAACAGATACTTTGCCTTACCCAAAGCAAGCAAGCTCTTTCTACCATTTGAGCAAGGTTCATGATTCAAATAATATAGCCTTCACTTGCAAGGCTTGGGGGATTAGAGCCACTGACCTAAATCAAGGAGTCGTCTATGGAGTGAGAACTGATGAAACTGAGATGCATGAAGAGCTCTATAACAGGTTTGATTATGATGGAATATTTGGAACGGCATTGAATCGGTTCTGTGTTCAGGCTGCTGTTGGTCATCCACTTACTGTGTATGGAAAAGGAGGCCAG ACTCGGGGATATCTTGACATACGAGATACAGTTCAGTGCGTGGAGCTTGCCATTGCAAACCCAGCAAACCCTGGTGAGTTTCGTGTCTTCAATCAATTTACCGAGCAGTTCTCTGTAAATGAACTTGCGGCCCTTGTTACCAAAGCGGGAGAGAAGGTTGGGATTGATGTCCAAACCATGTCTGTGCCAAACCCAAGAGTGGAGGCAGAGGAGCACTACTACAATGCCAAACACACTAAACTAATTGAGTTAGGGCTTAAACCACACCTTCTTTCAGATTCTCTTCTTGATTCTTTGCTTAACTTTGCTATTCAGTTCAAGGATCGCGTTGACATAAAGCAGATAATGCCCAGTGTTTCCTGGAGAAAAATTGGTGTTAAGACCAGGACTGTTGCTGCCTAG